A section of the Roseivirga sp. BDSF3-8 genome encodes:
- the msrB gene encoding peptide-methionine (R)-S-oxide reductase MsrB, producing the protein MKCLIATIIFMVLVIAGGYIIDMSPEDDKATMKASVAGNDSADMNFPIQFSESEWKERLSDKEFEVLRKAGTERAFSSPLNDNKKKGIYYSAATGQPIFSSEHKFDSGTGWPSFFKPISNEAIVLVEDNSYGMTRTEVLDSSSGSHLGHVFNDGPEPTGKRYCLNGVALIFVEEGATPPQLVKDYLRKYGKNAQ; encoded by the coding sequence ATGAAATGCCTGATAGCTACAATCATTTTTATGGTTCTCGTTATCGCCGGAGGGTATATAATTGATATGTCTCCTGAAGATGATAAGGCAACTATGAAAGCTTCTGTAGCAGGGAATGATAGCGCAGATATGAACTTTCCTATTCAATTCAGCGAAAGCGAATGGAAGGAAAGGCTTAGTGATAAAGAATTTGAAGTACTTCGTAAGGCTGGTACAGAACGCGCTTTCTCAAGCCCTCTTAATGATAATAAGAAAAAAGGTATTTACTACTCAGCTGCTACCGGACAGCCTATATTTAGTTCAGAGCATAAGTTTGATAGCGGAACAGGCTGGCCCAGTTTTTTCAAGCCTATCAGCAATGAGGCAATTGTATTAGTGGAAGATAACAGCTACGGCATGACTCGTACTGAGGTCTTGGATAGTAGCAGCGGCTCTCACCTTGGGCATGTGTTTAACGATGGTCCTGAACCTACTGGCAAAAGATACTGTCTGAATGGAGTAGCATTGATTTTTGTTGAAGAAGGTGCCACTCCGCCGCAACTTGTCAAGGACTATTTACGTAAATATGGAAAGAACGCACAATGA
- a CDS encoding M23 family metallopeptidase — MKLNKPSLLLIFCFFCSLNLLAQDGEYLFPIKPGQRNYLAGTMGELRSSHYHGGIDIKTEQREGLDVLATQDGYVSRIKVSGYGYGNALYIKHPDGNTSVYGHLQRFNKEIADYVRQEQYNRESFGVDLFPEKSRFPVKKGEVVAISGNTGGSSGPHLHFEIRDGSQRPLNPLKFGFKNEVKDNTPPTVYGVAIRPLDSNSRIEGRYNRQEVSLSKNGSTYSANPVSAYGTLGVEVYTIDQLDGASNRNGVPHIYLNVDSTEVFAKHLNRFAFADSRQILVHMDYPTKAATNKKYQKLYIGDGNDLDFFDKGKNNGRIVLKDSGRHQIEIVLKDEYGNTSRVAIPVNVSEPDITSRVASSPYQGASGYELTENTLLSYALLTGDTPTKAKYFANQASYEVDPAYQVNDHIVYLWDMRYGLPDSVNLCSTQQKFDFDMMIPSGKEFHFYNKYADLHFSRNTLFDTLYLRLNYQENFASGLELWQINESDPIPFQSYMSAVLKPGKEYNKERTHVYGVDDSGNFWWEGGKWEGDNIRFRFRNTGQFTLVTDSVAPEINPIKVNSQSASFNIKDRLSGIGDFRATLNGRFLLMNYDPKNRYIWAEPRTPGQPITGDLELTVTDQAGNVQVYKTKL, encoded by the coding sequence TTGAAGTTAAATAAGCCTTCTCTCCTACTTATTTTTTGCTTTTTCTGCTCCCTTAACCTTCTTGCTCAGGATGGGGAGTACCTTTTTCCTATCAAGCCAGGGCAGCGAAACTACCTCGCCGGAACCATGGGGGAACTGAGATCCAGCCATTACCACGGCGGTATTGATATTAAAACAGAACAGCGTGAAGGCCTTGATGTACTTGCCACCCAGGATGGATACGTGTCGCGCATAAAAGTCAGCGGCTACGGGTATGGCAATGCCTTATATATAAAGCACCCGGACGGCAATACGTCTGTTTACGGACATCTGCAGCGCTTTAATAAAGAGATAGCTGACTATGTCCGTCAGGAACAGTATAATCGTGAGTCTTTCGGAGTAGATCTTTTTCCTGAAAAAAGTAGGTTTCCCGTAAAAAAAGGAGAGGTAGTCGCTATATCCGGCAATACTGGCGGCTCATCCGGTCCTCACCTTCATTTTGAGATAAGAGACGGTAGCCAGAGGCCTCTTAATCCGCTAAAGTTTGGATTTAAGAATGAAGTAAAGGACAATACACCCCCTACCGTATACGGAGTGGCTATCCGCCCGCTTGACAGCAATTCACGGATAGAAGGCCGCTATAACAGGCAGGAAGTATCCCTGTCAAAAAACGGAAGCACCTATTCGGCAAACCCGGTTTCGGCATATGGAACCCTTGGTGTCGAAGTTTATACGATAGACCAGCTTGACGGCGCGTCTAACCGGAATGGCGTGCCTCACATTTACCTTAATGTGGATAGTACGGAAGTATTTGCTAAACACCTGAACCGTTTTGCCTTTGCAGATTCGCGGCAGATACTGGTACACATGGACTACCCGACTAAAGCAGCCACTAATAAAAAGTATCAGAAGCTATATATCGGTGACGGCAACGATCTCGATTTTTTCGACAAGGGAAAAAACAATGGAAGAATTGTTTTAAAGGATAGCGGAAGGCACCAGATCGAGATAGTACTTAAAGATGAATACGGTAATACAAGCCGGGTAGCTATCCCGGTAAATGTTAGTGAGCCGGACATCACTTCCCGGGTGGCCTCATCCCCTTATCAGGGCGCATCCGGATATGAGCTAACTGAAAACACACTTCTCAGCTATGCCTTGCTTACCGGGGACACCCCCACCAAAGCAAAATACTTTGCTAATCAGGCATCATATGAAGTGGATCCTGCCTACCAGGTCAACGACCATATCGTTTATCTCTGGGATATGAGATACGGTCTACCTGATTCCGTAAACCTCTGTTCTACGCAGCAGAAATTTGATTTCGACATGATGATTCCCTCCGGCAAGGAATTTCACTTTTATAATAAATATGCCGATCTGCACTTTTCCCGGAATACACTTTTCGATACCCTCTATCTGCGTCTGAATTACCAGGAAAACTTTGCCAGCGGACTGGAACTTTGGCAAATAAACGAATCCGATCCAATCCCGTTTCAAAGCTATATGTCGGCCGTGCTAAAACCAGGCAAAGAGTATAATAAGGAACGTACACACGTGTATGGGGTCGACGACTCCGGTAACTTCTGGTGGGAAGGCGGTAAATGGGAAGGGGATAACATCCGTTTCCGTTTCAGAAATACCGGCCAGTTTACGCTGGTAACCGACTCGGTAGCCCCTGAGATAAATCCGATAAAGGTAAATTCTCAGTCGGCCTCTTTCAATATAAAAGACCGTCTTTCAGGAATAGGGGACTTTCGAGCTACGCTCAACGGTCGTTTTCTTTTAATGAATTACGATCCAAAAAACCGCTATATTTGGGCTGAGCCGAGAACCCCCGGCCAACCTATCACAGGCGATCTGGAGCTGACAGTAACAGACCAGGCAGGAAATGTACAGGTATACAAAACCAAACTTTAA
- a CDS encoding transketolase family protein, producing the protein MTKFTYEEKKDTRSGFGDGLLEIGKKNDKVVGLCADLTGSLKMTAFQKEFPERFHQMGIAEANMMGVAAGLSIAGKIPFTGTFANFSTGRVYDQIRQSIAYSDKNVKICASHAGLTLGEDGATHQILEDVGMMRMLPNMTVIVPCDYMQTKQATIALADHHGPTYLRFGRPKWPIFIKESDEFVIGKAQKLIDGNDVTIFANGHMVWQAILAEEILSEKGISVEVINIHTVKPLDVAAVIASAKKTGAVVTAEEHQMNGGLGDLIAHTLVKNVCVPQEFVAVEDQFGESGRPEDLLDKYGLSPNNIVEKVEKVLQRKGK; encoded by the coding sequence ATGACAAAGTTTACCTACGAGGAAAAAAAAGATACGCGTTCCGGTTTCGGAGACGGCCTGCTGGAGATCGGCAAGAAAAATGACAAGGTCGTCGGTCTTTGTGCTGACCTGACCGGTTCACTGAAAATGACAGCCTTTCAGAAGGAATTCCCTGAACGATTCCACCAGATGGGAATTGCAGAGGCTAATATGATGGGAGTGGCTGCCGGGCTATCTATTGCCGGTAAAATACCTTTTACCGGTACATTTGCTAATTTTTCTACCGGCAGGGTATATGACCAGATACGCCAGAGTATAGCTTACTCTGATAAAAACGTCAAAATCTGTGCTTCACACGCCGGCCTTACCCTGGGCGAAGACGGTGCCACACACCAGATACTGGAAGATGTAGGCATGATGCGCATGCTGCCTAACATGACCGTCATCGTGCCATGTGACTATATGCAGACCAAGCAGGCAACTATTGCCCTCGCCGATCACCACGGCCCCACTTATCTGCGTTTTGGACGTCCTAAGTGGCCCATTTTCATCAAAGAAAGTGACGAGTTCGTAATCGGTAAAGCACAAAAGCTTATCGATGGCAATGATGTCACCATCTTTGCTAACGGGCATATGGTATGGCAAGCCATTCTCGCTGAGGAAATACTTAGCGAAAAAGGCATCAGCGTCGAAGTGATCAACATCCACACCGTAAAACCTTTGGATGTAGCAGCAGTCATTGCGTCCGCAAAGAAAACCGGTGCTGTAGTTACCGCTGAAGAGCACCAAATGAATGGGGGCCTGGGCGATCTGATTGCACACACACTGGTCAAAAACGTATGTGTTCCCCAGGAATTTGTTGCCGTAGAGGACCAGTTTGGAGAAAGCGGCAGACCTGAGGATTTGCTGGACAAATACGGCCTTTCTCCCAACAATATCGTGGAGAAGGTAGAGAAGGTACTCCAAAGAAAAGGCAAGTAA
- a CDS encoding META domain-containing protein, producing MSEKNSGRLSVKDYIGEWEGLLPCADCDAVDYELRLDKNKTYRSTINYLGVGQSEPSVLTGKWEVSEDRIMIMDDAQQDTLLLMPEDGALIVLGPQGERMGGPEAKFFKLVRKAQAADQKASVESDYGFRAYSNTPAWNLEFIFDKFIRFYTPDGDTVAVPLPEVQTNGSSNLRYVSSGEGHSLDITILRDSCDLSEGSEPFTVEVIVDNEKTYRGCGTYVYDEAITGKWQMDKVNGETLKLTEAENKPVIVIGEWGMNISGNTGCNSFNGMLWVEGDRLRVNDISLTRKACPGDMESLFLDMMESRPTFTLEDGRLTLTGEDQIFELTKYENP from the coding sequence ATGTCAGAAAAAAACTCCGGGAGGCTATCTGTAAAAGATTATATCGGTGAATGGGAGGGCTTGTTACCATGTGCAGATTGTGATGCTGTAGACTATGAATTGAGGCTTGATAAGAATAAGACTTACAGGTCCACTATAAATTACCTGGGAGTTGGCCAATCAGAGCCAAGTGTACTGACGGGGAAATGGGAGGTAAGTGAAGATCGGATAATGATAATGGATGATGCTCAGCAGGATACCCTATTGCTCATGCCCGAGGACGGGGCATTAATTGTACTGGGCCCGCAGGGTGAGCGAATGGGTGGACCAGAGGCAAAATTTTTTAAGTTAGTAAGAAAAGCCCAGGCAGCGGACCAGAAGGCGTCAGTAGAGAGCGATTATGGCTTTAGAGCTTATAGCAACACGCCTGCCTGGAACCTGGAATTCATCTTTGACAAGTTTATCCGTTTTTATACTCCTGACGGAGATACTGTAGCTGTGCCTTTGCCAGAAGTGCAGACAAATGGGAGCTCTAATCTCAGGTATGTTTCATCAGGTGAAGGACATAGCCTTGACATTACAATCCTGAGGGACTCATGTGACCTGTCGGAAGGAAGTGAACCTTTTACAGTAGAGGTTATAGTAGATAATGAAAAAACCTACAGAGGCTGTGGTACATATGTGTATGACGAGGCTATAACAGGCAAATGGCAGATGGATAAGGTTAATGGTGAAACTCTGAAGCTCACTGAAGCGGAGAATAAGCCAGTAATTGTGATAGGGGAGTGGGGAATGAATATTTCAGGTAATACGGGATGTAACTCTTTTAATGGTATGCTGTGGGTTGAAGGAGACAGACTCCGGGTTAATGATATATCACTAACACGCAAAGCCTGTCCTGGAGATATGGAGTCTCTCTTTCTGGATATGATGGAGAGCCGTCCGACTTTTACTCTGGAAGATGGCAGACTGACTCTTACCGGGGAGGACCAAATCTTCGAACTCACTAAATATGAAAACCCTTAA
- a CDS encoding transketolase, with translation MIQEDKLEELKQKASQVRRDILRMVHEVQSGHPGGSLGCTELFVSLYFHIMKHDPSFNMEGKGEDMFFLSNGHISPVWYSTLARSGYFDVNELSTFRKIDSRLQGHPATEEGLPGIRVASGSLGQGLSVAIGAALAKKIDGDDRNVFVLTGDGELQEGQIWEAAMFAPNNKVDNLIAFVDYNGQQIDGPVDQINDLRDLHAKFESFGWQVLECQGNDFKELIGTIEKARSMTGQGSPVMILMHTIMGKGVDFMEGSHKWHGVAPDDDELEKALAQLEETLGDY, from the coding sequence ATGATACAGGAAGATAAGCTGGAAGAACTGAAGCAGAAGGCTTCACAAGTAAGAAGAGATATTTTACGCATGGTACATGAGGTCCAGTCAGGCCACCCTGGTGGATCACTGGGCTGTACGGAACTATTTGTTTCTCTCTATTTTCATATCATGAAACATGATCCCTCATTTAATATGGAGGGCAAAGGAGAGGATATGTTCTTTCTATCCAACGGACATATTAGCCCCGTGTGGTACAGCACCCTTGCACGCAGCGGCTATTTTGATGTAAATGAACTAAGCACATTCCGCAAGATCGACTCACGCCTGCAGGGCCACCCTGCTACGGAAGAGGGGCTGCCCGGCATTCGTGTAGCCAGTGGTTCACTGGGTCAGGGCCTTTCAGTAGCAATAGGTGCAGCACTTGCTAAGAAAATTGATGGCGATGACCGCAATGTATTTGTACTCACCGGCGATGGCGAATTGCAGGAAGGTCAAATATGGGAGGCGGCAATGTTTGCCCCCAATAACAAAGTCGACAACCTGATCGCCTTCGTTGATTATAATGGTCAGCAGATAGACGGTCCGGTAGACCAGATCAACGATCTGCGTGACCTACATGCAAAATTTGAGTCATTTGGCTGGCAGGTACTTGAGTGCCAGGGCAATGACTTTAAAGAACTGATCGGGACGATCGAAAAAGCCCGCTCAATGACAGGGCAGGGAAGCCCCGTAATGATCCTTATGCATACGATCATGGGCAAAGGAGTTGACTTTATGGAAGGCTCACACAAATGGCATGGTGTAGCTCCTGACGATGACGAGCTGGAGAAAGCCCTTGCCCAATTAGAAGAAACCCTGGGAGACTACTAA
- a CDS encoding CatA-like O-acetyltransferase, with translation MKKIDLRNWYRKEHFEFFSLFEEPLYGLTVKVDCTQAYKQAKTRHLSFYLYYLHALLSSINEIEALKVRIIDGDPYLFDRIDVSATVDRPNGTFGYSYITYDADLERFSHLAKEEIKKVRESSSLFPDKSSEGVIHFSALPWLDFTSLSHARKFGSSDSIPKISVGKLTETGNKKTIPFSVHVHHALVDGIHLGQLVDLFQEKLDV, from the coding sequence ATGAAAAAAATTGACCTTAGGAACTGGTACAGGAAAGAGCATTTTGAGTTTTTTAGCCTATTCGAAGAGCCCCTGTATGGGTTAACTGTCAAAGTGGACTGCACCCAAGCTTATAAACAAGCTAAAACCAGGCACCTGTCATTTTACTTATACTACCTACATGCCTTATTAAGCTCCATCAATGAAATTGAAGCACTTAAAGTACGCATCATTGATGGGGATCCCTATCTATTTGACCGCATCGATGTATCAGCCACAGTAGACAGACCAAATGGCACCTTTGGGTATAGCTATATAACTTATGATGCTGATCTTGAAAGATTTAGCCACTTGGCAAAAGAGGAGATAAAAAAGGTACGTGAATCGTCATCTTTATTTCCGGATAAATCCTCTGAAGGAGTAATTCACTTCTCGGCATTGCCCTGGCTGGATTTCACCAGTTTATCTCATGCCCGAAAATTTGGATCCAGCGATTCCATCCCTAAAATTTCTGTAGGGAAGTTGACGGAAACTGGAAACAAAAAAACCATACCCTTCTCCGTACATGTGCATCATGCATTAGTAGACGGCATACACCTTGGGCAGTTGGTGGATCTCTTTCAGGAAAAGCTAGATGTATAA
- a CDS encoding M48 family metallopeptidase: MKRLLTAFLAAFFLISCSTVPLTGRKQLDLIPSSQIISMSFSQYQQVLQSEEVVTGTDESRMVKSVGRDIATAVEKFLNENGYEEEASMFEWEFNLLRNDQVNAWCMPGGKVAFYTGIMPICENDQGVAVVMGHEVAHAVAEHGGERMSQGLVQQLGGVALAVALSEKPQQTQQLFMTAYGLGSTVGYVLPHSRQQESEADKLGLIFMAMAGYDPRVAPQFWERMAAESGGGSPPEFLSTHPSHSTRINNLNKYMDQAMKYYRGN; this comes from the coding sequence ATGAAACGTTTACTTACTGCCTTTCTGGCGGCATTTTTTTTGATAAGTTGTTCTACTGTGCCCCTGACAGGGCGAAAACAATTAGACCTTATCCCCAGCAGCCAAATTATTTCCATGAGCTTTAGCCAGTACCAACAGGTACTTCAATCTGAAGAGGTGGTCACAGGGACAGACGAGTCCAGAATGGTAAAGAGCGTAGGTAGGGACATTGCTACGGCTGTAGAAAAATTTCTCAACGAAAACGGATACGAGGAAGAGGCAAGTATGTTTGAGTGGGAGTTTAACCTGTTACGAAATGACCAGGTCAATGCCTGGTGTATGCCCGGTGGTAAAGTGGCTTTTTATACCGGTATCATGCCAATATGTGAGAATGATCAGGGAGTGGCTGTGGTAATGGGGCATGAGGTAGCCCACGCTGTGGCTGAGCACGGTGGTGAACGTATGAGCCAGGGACTAGTGCAGCAGCTAGGAGGAGTAGCCCTTGCTGTGGCACTTTCTGAAAAGCCTCAGCAAACCCAGCAACTGTTCATGACAGCTTACGGACTGGGTAGTACGGTAGGGTATGTTTTGCCCCATAGCAGACAGCAGGAATCTGAAGCAGATAAACTGGGACTAATCTTTATGGCTATGGCAGGATATGACCCACGGGTGGCTCCCCAGTTTTGGGAGCGTATGGCTGCGGAAAGTGGGGGCGGTTCACCGCCGGAATTTTTAAGTACGCACCCTAGTCACAGTACCAGGATTAACAACCTGAATAAATATATGGATCAGGCTATGAAGTACTACAGGGGTAACTGA
- a CDS encoding TVP38/TMEM64 family protein, with the protein MSDKKDSRKNNTPDDDTKQSKIPLYISLAIIAALIGSYFIFSSYKEFIDTAWSTLTSGDRDKIESWVAQFGYWGPIFIILVMILQMFLFVLPSWGLMVVSVLAYGPFWGAVISITAVAVASTIGYIIGKYFSDLFIAKLIGRKTERKLELYLDEYGTKAVFLFRLAPMLSNDAISFVAGLGSMRYISFMMATLAGIIPLSVLIAIFGESADKLQQFLIWASAVSLVLFIVYVIWDRKKQKKLKQQQSD; encoded by the coding sequence ATGAGTGACAAGAAGGACAGCCGTAAGAATAATACCCCGGACGATGACACCAAGCAAAGTAAAATCCCCCTATATATATCACTTGCCATAATTGCTGCTCTTATAGGTAGTTATTTTATTTTCTCATCATATAAAGAATTTATTGATACCGCATGGTCTACACTAACCAGTGGTGATCGGGATAAAATAGAGTCCTGGGTGGCCCAGTTTGGTTATTGGGGTCCTATTTTCATCATATTAGTGATGATACTTCAGATGTTTCTGTTTGTATTACCCAGCTGGGGGCTAATGGTCGTCAGCGTACTTGCGTATGGACCATTCTGGGGCGCGGTCATAAGCATTACGGCCGTAGCCGTAGCTTCTACTATAGGCTATATAATAGGTAAGTACTTCAGTGACCTGTTTATCGCTAAACTGATAGGTAGAAAAACGGAGAGAAAGCTCGAATTATATCTGGATGAATATGGCACCAAGGCGGTATTCTTATTCAGACTGGCACCAATGCTGAGCAATGATGCCATAAGCTTCGTAGCCGGACTTGGTAGTATGAGATACATCAGTTTTATGATGGCTACCCTGGCGGGAATTATCCCGCTATCGGTATTGATTGCCATTTTTGGTGAATCTGCTGATAAGCTCCAGCAATTTCTTATCTGGGCGTCAGCCGTCAGTCTAGTCCTCTTCATAGTCTATGTCATCTGGGATAGAAAGAAGCAGAAAAAACTGAAGCAGCAGCAGTCAGATTAA
- a CDS encoding VWA domain-containing protein has translation MRSAPLLIVLILLASNIFAQELQQKLPSKTRILFLLDGSGSMLGKWEDGLRIDVAKQYLGELVDSLSVNDNLELGLRVYGHQYHSSVQNCEDTRLEVPFGKGNHGKILEALTDVKPKGTTPIAYALKQTAKDFPPGRDVRNIVIILTDGIESCDGEVCDVSLALQRRGIFLRPFVIGLGMTKEYQEQFGCVGQYFDASEVSNFRSALATAIRSSLGRTTVSVELTDRQGNRNEKDVNVTFYNNFTREPAYEFVHYRDRKGRPDSVEVDGVLSYDLVVNTVPPVIKRGVELDGGRHNVIAIPAPQGTLALRQPSHTDYEKGVKVMVRPAGSERVLFVQDMGTDKKYLEGTYDLEFLTLPSIHKKGVNIKQGSESTLTIDGPGILDAYASVAGSGSIYTLPEKGRQQWVANLDTNKRRHSLALQPGTYKVVFRAENAMGSKYTLIHTVTIRTGAVTTINLIDP, from the coding sequence ATGCGGAGCGCACCGCTTCTCATAGTGCTCATTCTGTTAGCCAGCAATATATTTGCCCAGGAGCTGCAACAGAAACTACCCAGCAAAACCCGTATCCTGTTTTTACTGGATGGATCCGGAAGTATGCTCGGAAAATGGGAAGATGGCCTGCGCATAGACGTAGCTAAGCAATACCTGGGTGAACTGGTAGATTCGCTTAGTGTCAATGACAACCTGGAACTGGGGCTGAGAGTATATGGTCACCAGTACCACAGCAGTGTTCAGAACTGTGAGGATACCCGGCTGGAAGTACCCTTCGGCAAAGGCAACCATGGCAAAATACTGGAGGCACTTACGGATGTAAAGCCTAAAGGAACTACCCCTATTGCTTATGCGCTGAAACAAACCGCAAAGGACTTCCCTCCCGGCAGGGATGTTCGAAACATCGTTATCATTCTTACCGATGGTATCGAAAGCTGCGATGGCGAGGTATGCGATGTATCGCTGGCCCTGCAGCGGAGAGGTATTTTCCTCAGACCTTTTGTGATAGGCCTGGGTATGACTAAAGAATACCAGGAGCAATTTGGCTGTGTGGGTCAGTATTTTGACGCAAGCGAAGTGTCTAACTTTCGAAGTGCACTTGCTACTGCCATACGCTCCTCCCTGGGACGCACCACGGTAAGTGTGGAACTGACGGACAGGCAGGGCAACCGGAATGAGAAGGATGTGAATGTAACCTTTTACAATAACTTCACCCGTGAGCCTGCCTATGAGTTTGTCCATTACCGCGACCGAAAGGGCCGACCAGACTCTGTGGAAGTAGATGGTGTATTGTCATATGACCTGGTAGTCAATACCGTACCCCCGGTTATTAAACGCGGAGTGGAACTGGACGGCGGGCGGCACAATGTCATCGCAATACCAGCCCCACAGGGTACACTTGCACTGAGGCAACCCAGTCATACTGACTATGAAAAAGGGGTAAAGGTGATGGTCAGGCCTGCCGGGAGTGAAAGAGTATTGTTTGTGCAGGATATGGGTACTGATAAAAAGTACCTTGAAGGCACCTATGATCTTGAGTTTCTCACCCTGCCCTCTATCCATAAAAAGGGGGTGAATATAAAGCAGGGGAGTGAATCAACCCTTACGATAGACGGTCCCGGCATACTGGATGCTTACGCCAGTGTGGCGGGTAGCGGTAGTATTTATACGCTACCGGAAAAAGGCCGCCAGCAATGGGTGGCCAACCTGGATACTAATAAAAGAAGGCATAGCCTGGCCCTGCAGCCCGGCACCTACAAAGTGGTGTTCAGGGCAGAAAATGCAATGGGAAGTAAATATACGCTTATACATACCGTCACCATCCGAACGGGTGCCGTGACGACGATAAACCTTATCGATCCATGA
- a CDS encoding fumarylacetoacetate hydrolase family protein, giving the protein MKILAVGRNYAKHIEELQNERPAEPVVFFKPDTAVLKNGAPFYHPEYSNDIHHEVELLVRISREGKFIQEQFAHKYYDAIGLGVDFTARDLQSKAKEKGLPWALAKGFNGSAPVSKFIPKEEFEELQNINFRLEVNGEVRQRGNSSMMLFPIDFIISYLSTYFTLKTGDIVFTGTPEGVAAVSRGDKLTGYIENTKMLDFEVK; this is encoded by the coding sequence ATGAAAATACTGGCTGTCGGAAGAAACTACGCCAAACATATCGAAGAATTACAGAACGAAAGGCCCGCAGAGCCTGTCGTATTTTTTAAACCTGATACCGCCGTTCTAAAGAATGGCGCCCCGTTCTACCATCCCGAGTATTCTAATGATATTCACCACGAAGTGGAGTTACTCGTGCGGATAAGCCGGGAGGGGAAATTTATCCAGGAGCAGTTTGCTCACAAATACTATGATGCCATAGGATTAGGGGTAGACTTTACTGCCAGGGACCTGCAGAGTAAAGCAAAAGAAAAAGGCCTGCCATGGGCGCTGGCAAAAGGCTTTAACGGGTCAGCACCGGTAAGCAAATTTATACCTAAGGAAGAGTTTGAAGAACTTCAAAACATCAATTTCCGCCTGGAAGTTAATGGAGAAGTGAGGCAAAGGGGTAATTCATCCATGATGCTATTTCCCATCGACTTTATTATATCCTATCTTTCTACCTATTTCACACTAAAAACGGGAGACATCGTTTTTACAGGAACACCTGAAGGCGTGGCTGCGGTAAGTCGTGGTGACAAACTCACGGGGTACATCGAAAACACTAAAATGCTCGACTTTGAAGTTAAATAA
- the bcp gene encoding thioredoxin-dependent thiol peroxidase gives MKLSPGDKAPEFEAKDQNGETVRLSDYKGKKVVLYFYPRDNTPGCTAQACNLRDNYQALQEAGYEILGVSSDDEKSHKKFIEKQELPFRLIADTDKAVHEKYGTWVEKNMYGRKYMGTARTTFIIDEEGVISEVVAKVKTKDHTAQVLK, from the coding sequence ATGAAACTATCTCCCGGCGATAAAGCCCCGGAATTTGAAGCTAAAGACCAGAACGGTGAAACAGTCAGGTTGTCTGACTACAAGGGGAAGAAAGTCGTACTATATTTTTACCCCAGAGACAATACTCCCGGCTGCACCGCACAGGCCTGCAACCTCCGGGATAATTATCAGGCCTTGCAAGAGGCTGGATATGAGATATTGGGTGTGAGCTCTGACGATGAAAAGTCACATAAAAAATTCATCGAAAAGCAGGAACTCCCTTTCAGGCTAATTGCCGATACAGATAAGGCTGTGCACGAAAAGTACGGCACCTGGGTAGAGAAAAACATGTACGGCCGAAAATATATGGGCACTGCCCGTACCACCTTTATTATTGATGAAGAGGGGGTAATATCAGAAGTAGTAGCAAAAGTAAAAACCAAGGATCATACGGCACAGGTCCTGAAGTAA